A region from the Raphanus sativus cultivar WK10039 unplaced genomic scaffold, ASM80110v3 Scaffold1594, whole genome shotgun sequence genome encodes:
- the LOC130504459 gene encoding uncharacterized protein LOC130504459: protein MRTISWNSRGIGSDLTVRRLTEMCQKHRPGLVFFSETKNRKLRLQNLQADLGFDHVFTVEPLGLSGGLALFFMDEFQVNVLFSNNRMIDIEAVIDGIKVFMTFVYGDPVLERRDQVWERLTRFSTTRNGPWFMIGDFNEIIDHNEKEGGRQRTDSSFLPFKQMLSDCGMLEFPYTGDMLSWVGKRAGRVTVRCRLDRAVGNADWHEKFPHSKTKYMRLWGSDHRPILADILKKPARRSRKFKFDKRWLDNEELRQVILEGWKSPDLPPNASLMEHISSCRKALSEWRRQNNINSAKLMEELKEKVEGLYADDNATTEEIAAVLKELSDALKAEEMFWKQKSRVFWLREGDRNTKFFHALTKQRRARNKITQLLDENGNIVEDEEGLVAIATSYFRQIFESSNPQDIEEALSEVPTKITEPMNESLTAPVTEWEIKLALFAMHPEKAPGPDGMTALFYQKFWDKDDITLMVNKFLTEGIMPDGLNETNICLIPKTSTPNAMTQFRPISLCNVSYKIISKVLYQRLKKVLPGLISETQSAFVAGRQISDNIMVAQEMFHALRTKPSGRNKRMTIKTYMSKAYDRMEWSFIEAVMRKMGFSETWIIWIMRCITSVHHKVLMNGQPRGNIIPGRGLRQGDPLSPFIFILCTEALVSLLNHAENQGKITGMRVTRACPSRINATTRQEIKDVIGIQNDGGMGTYLGIPEDISGSKCKLFAFLKDKLMHRVNSWTGRWLSKGGKEVLIKSILLALPTYVMSTFLLPLEICENFASAIAQFWWSSNPPKRGIHWSKWEKVCLPREEGGIDFRMIHEFNLALLAKQLWRLTQNPDSLVARVLRGRYYRLSSPLRVNSVNSPSYVWTSSISAARELLLLGIRQKIHSGNEVKVWEDPWIPLNPARPAIPIAPVMNPNMRVSDLINQELKEWDVNLLEQYVRSDDIPLIRSLAVSTSHRPDTFCWNFTRHGQYTVKSGYWVAQNLLKDADEKQMLEPSITKLQAFAWKIKAPKKICHFIWQLLTGHVAVTRNLARRNMRCDNYCPRCGEPEESVTNAIFECPSALQVWLHSSTPTNPGVFPAPSIYTNMNYLFWEKDGSLEPELDRDPYPWLIWYIWKARNDKLFRGIDRDPLELVRYAESECQAWFNANVIPQLVQESTIQEPQVISLGNWGEDTTHGFTKLSQKRISSALISGSTEMGDGEHASIFNMPELRNRLQRFDRNDQGTSGLAKFCYGIGEDRDTAYMLPGLQDFLCSKSA from the exons ATGAGGACAATCAGTTGGAACTCTCGAGGGATAGGGAGCGACCTCACAGTTCGACGCCTTACGGAGATGTGTCAGAAGCATCGCCCAGGACTTGTGTTCTTTTCTGAAACGAAGAATAGGAAGCTGCGGTTGCAAAACCTTCAGGCTGACTTAGGATTTGATCATGTGTTTACCGTTGAGCCACTTGGTCTCAGCGGAGGTTTAGCTTTATTTTTTATGGATGAATTTCAAGTTAATGTTCTATTTTCAAATAACCGAATGATTGACATTGAGGCAGTCATTGATGGAATAAAAGTCTTTATGACGTTTGTTTATGGAGATCCTGTATTAGAACGAAGAGATCAAGTTTGGGAACGTCTTACGCGTTTCTCAACAACAAGGAATGGACCTTGGTTTATGATAGGAGATTTCAATGAAATTATTGATCATAATGAAAAGGAAGGAGGTAGACAACGTACTGATAGTTCTTTCTTACCTTTCAAGCAAATGCTAAGTGATTGTGGGATGCTGGAATTTCCATATACTGGAGATATGCTATCATGGGTTGGTAAAAGAGCAGGGAGAGTAACTGTTAGATGTCGGCTGGACAGAGCTGTAGGAAACGCTGACTGGCATGAAAAGTTCCCTCATTCGAAAACAAAGTATATGAGATTATGGGGGTCGGATCATCGTCCGATACTTGCTGATATTCTCAAAAAGCCAGCCAGGAGATCGAGGAAATTTAAGTTTGACAAAAGATGGTTGGATAATGAGGAACTGAGACAAGTTATTTTGGAGGGATGGAAATCACCTGATCTTCCTCCCAATGCTTCTCTAATGGAACATATTTCCAGTTGTAGAAAGGCATTAAGTGAGTGGAGgagacaaaataatataaactctGCGAAATTGATGGAAGAGCTTAAAGAAAAAGTGGAGGGTTTATATGCAGATGATAATGCTACAACTGAGGAGATAGCAGCAGTTTTGAAGGAGCTTTCTGATGCTCTTAAGGCGGAAGAAATGTTCTGGAAACAAAAGAGTCGTGTATTTTGGCTAAGGGAAGGAGACCGCAATACAAAATTTTTTCATGCCTTAACGAAACAAAGGAGAGCAAGGAACAAGATCACTCAGTTACTAGATGAAAATGGAAATAttgtggaagatgaagaaggattaGTAGCCATTGCTACTAGCTATTTTAGACAAATTTTTGAGTCGTCTAATCCACAGGATATTGaagaagctctatctgaagttCCTACGAAAATAACGGAGCCAATGAATGAAAGTCTTACAGCACCGGTAACGGAGTGGGAGATTAAATTAGCTCTTTTTGCTATGCACCCAGAAAAAGCCCCGGGACCAGATGGGATGACTGCGCTTTTTTATCAGAAGTTTTGGGATAAGGATGATATAACTCTTATGGTTAATAAGTTCCTTACGGAAGGGATAATGCCTGATGGTCTAAATGAAACCAATATATGCCTCATCCCAAAGACATCGACACCTAATGCAATGACTCAGTTCCGGCCTATTAGTCTGTGTAACGTAAGTTACAAGATTATCTCTAAGGTCCTATACCAGAGACTTAAGAAAGTACTACCAGGCTTGATATCGGAAACCCAGTCAGCCTTTGTTGCTGGCAGACAAATTTCAGATAATATTATGGTTGCTCAAGAGATGTTTCACGCTCTCAGGACAAAGCCTAGTGGACGCAACAAAAGAATGACTATTAAGACATATATGAGTAAAGCCTATGATAGGATGGAGTGGTCATTTATTGAAGCCGTGATGAGGAAGATGGGCTTCTCTGAAACTTGGATCATATGGATAATGAGATGTATCACATCTGTACATCATAAAGTCCTCATGAATGGGCAACCAAGAGGAAATATTATTCCAGGAAGAGGCCTACGCCAAGGAGATCCTTTAtctcctttcatttttattctatgcacggaagcgctcgttagccttcttaaTCACGCAGAGAACCAGGGAAAGATAACAGGGATGCGAGTTACCCGCGCGTGTCCATCG aggatcAACGCAACCACAAGGCAAGAGATCAAAGATGTTATTGGAATACAGAATGATGGAGGAATGGGGACTTATTTGGGCATTCCAGAAGATATTAGTGGCTCAAAATGCAAGCTCTTTGCATTCTTAAAAGATAAACTAATGCATAGAGTTAATAGCTGGACAGGGCGCTGGCTCTCGAAAGGTGGAAAGGAGGTATTGATTAAGTCCATTCTACTTGCCCTCCCGACGTATGTTATGTCTACTTTCCTGCTCCCATTGGAGATATGTGAAAACTTTGCCAGTGCTATTGCTCAATTCTGGTGGAGCTCGAATCCCCCTAAGAGAGGAATACACTGGTCGAAATGGGAGAAAGTCTGCCTACCAAGAGAAGAAGGTGGGATTGACTTTCGCATGATTCATGAGTTTAACCTGGCACTTCTAGCGAAACAATTATGGAGGCTAACACAAAATCCGGATTCTCTGGTAGCCCGTGTCTTAAGAGGAAGATATTACAGACTGAGCTCGCCTTTACGAGTAAATTCTGTAAATAGTCCTTCTTATGTATGGACTAGTAGTATCTCTGCTGCGAGGGAACTTTTGTTGCTGGGGATAAGACAGAAAATACACTCTGGTAATGAGGTTAAAGTGTGGGAGGACCCCTGGATTCCATTGAATCCTGCTAGACCAGCTATTCCCATAGCACCAGTTATGAATCCAAACATGCGAGTGAGCGATCTTATAAATCAGGAGTTGAAGGAATGGGATGTCAATCTACTGGAACAATATGTCAGATCTGATGACATACCCCTTATAAGGAGTTTAGCCGTAAGCACATCTCATAGGCCAGACACGTTTTGCTGGAATTTCACACGACATGGACAATACACGGTCAAGTCTGGATATTGGGTTGCTCAAAACTTATTGAAGGATGCTGATGAAAAGCAAATGTTAGAGCCAAGTATTACAAAgctccaagcctttgcttggaagataaaggCACCAAAGAAAATCTGCCATTTTATATGGCAATTGTTGACTGGACATGTGGCAGTAACGAGAAATCTAGCAAGGAGAAATATGAGATGTGACAACTACTGCCCGAGATGTGGTGAACCAGAGGAGTCAGTAACAAATGCTATTTTCGAATGTCCATCTGCTCTACAAGTTTGGCTACATTCATCGACTCCAACTAATCCTGGTGTTTTTCCAGCACCAAGTATCTACACAAATATGAACTATCTCTTCTGGGAAAAAGATGGTTCACTTGAACCAGAGCTCGACAGGGATCCTTATCCCTGGCTAATTTGGTATATCTGGAAGGCTCGAAATGACAAACTCTTTAGGGGAATAGACAGAGATCCACTGGAACTAGTCCGATATGCTGAAAGTGAGTGTCAAGCTTGGTTTAATGCCAATGTGATACCGCAATTAGTACAAGAGAGCACTATACAGGAACCCCAAGTCATAAGCTTGGGAAAT TGGGGGGAAGACACAACTCATGGATTCACAAAACTTTCCCAGAAGAGAATCAGCTCTGCACTCATAAGTGGAAGCACTGAGATGGGCGATGGAGAACATGCTTCAATATTCAACATGCCAGAACTTCGGAACAGACTGCAAAGATTTGATCGCAATGATCAAGGAACCTCAggcttggccaagttttgctacgGAATTGGAGAGGATAGAGACACTGCTTATATGCTTCCCGGGCTTCAAGATTTCTTATGTTCCAAGAGCGCAtaa